A genomic window from Punica granatum isolate Tunisia-2019 chromosome 2, ASM765513v2, whole genome shotgun sequence includes:
- the LOC116195246 gene encoding protein PHYTOCHROME KINASE SUBSTRATE 4-like, with protein MMKPANAFTTSTQQQHHHQIVSVPSLEHQVKPHLAATDVPFSTYLIPNEPEKRTSSPREYPGSAAADDSELSIFDARKYFNEGGQQDQILSSSNRVSPLKEFNNLNLYDAPSFPRFSSASSVDGYGPGYRTRSLASSEASWNSQTGLLSSNARGANSGPQTGGKRGSRIIPRWLLFRPKCPCSGKKSVRVKERTADNHGITAPKEAANPTMPVEVRAVKVNIIPDSHERFLNSVRQFRPTVENNFPSAGGGRHLVVSAPPKPLIDSSISSSTGFTFPILPAPSMSSSSPPPTVRMPWSGSQSSPASPSPRPVLPILDNRPIDSLEVFKPPSDYLDSGKSLEKRIHHPVLKFPVSLKSQTGTTADEGDELGSDASSDLFEIESISTQATYPITHQRQGDSLDEVCPRASMNENCHMDEKQGQVSGQETAKDYSVTSPEFERSPKN; from the coding sequence ATGATGAAGCCCGCCAATGCCTTCACCACTTCCACTCAACAACAGCATCATCATCAGATTGTTTCTGTTCCTTCTCTTGAACATCAAGTTAAACCCCACCTGGCAGCAACTGACGTGCCCTTCTCCACCTACCTCATACCGAATGAACCCGAAAAGAGAACCTCATCGCCCCGAGAATATCCTGGCTCTGCTGCAGCTGACGACTCTGAGCTGAGCATATTTGATGCCCGGAAGTACTTCAATGAAGGCGGTCAACAGGATCAGATCctcagcagcagcaacaggGTCTCTCCCCTCAAGGAGTTCAACAATCTGAATCTGTACGATGCGCCGAGTTTCCCGAGATTTTCCTCGGCTTCATCCGTTGATGGGTATGGACCAGGATATCGGACACGTTCCTTGGCTTCCTCGGAAGCTAGCTGGAACAGTCAGACTGGGCTCTTATCGAGCAATGCTCGAGGGGCGAATTCAGGTCCCCAGACAGGAGGTAAAAGAGGGTCTAGGATTATTCCAAGGTGGCTGCTTTTTCGACCCAAGTGTCCATGCTCGGGAAAGAAGTCGGTCCGAGTCAAGGAAAGAACAGCAGACAATCATGGAATCACAGCACCAAAAGAAGCTGCGAATCCAACAATGCCTGTGGAAGTTAGAGCGGTTAAGGTCAACATAATTCCTGATTCCCACGAACGATTTCTGAATTCCGTCCGGCAATTCAGACCAACTgtggaaaataattttccttcCGCGGGTGGAGGAAGGCATCTAGTGGTCTCAGCCCCACCAAAGCCACTTATCGATAGCAGTATTAGTTCAAGCACCGGGTTCACATTTCCGATACTTCCTGCTCCATCAATGTCATCATCCTCACCGCCACCTACTGTGAGAATGCCATGGAGCGGTTCGCAATCGTCTCCTGCAAGCCCTAGTCCCCGTCCTGTTCTTCCTATTCTTGATAATCGGCCTATAGACTCATTAGAAGTTTTCAAGCCACCATCAGATTATCTCGATTCCGGGAAGTCCCTAGAAAAGCGCATCCATCATCCAGTATTGAAGTTTCCAGTCAGTCTAAAGTCCCAAACGGGCACAACTGCAGACGAGGGTGATGAACTAGGAAGTGACGCAAGCTCCGACTTATTTGAGATCGAGAGCATTTCGACTCAGGCCACTTACCCAATAACTCACCAGAGGCAGGGGGACTCGCTCGATGAGGTGTGCCCGCGAGCATCCATGAATGAAAACTGTCATATGGATGAGAAACAAGGTCAAGTTTCAGGACAAGAAACAGCCAAAGATTATTCAGTGACCTCACCTGAGTTCGAAAGAAGCCCGAAGAATTGA